A stretch of the Spartinivicinus poritis genome encodes the following:
- a CDS encoding PspA/IM30 family protein translates to MSVLQKILAVIRGKVREIAEPMIDGNAIRTYQQELVSAEAGLTQVKHYLRLVMAERIQLESSCQLLKHQLAKSEQQALEALNKGEESLAIDIAATIVEIESSLANQQNHIVQLQAKETKLTQQTKAVAQQIREFSLQLQLIQATDYAHQAFRLVSHYTEGISSNFSQLQASLSTIKQQQQYFEAFDEARASLEITNTANEKQAP, encoded by the coding sequence ATGAGTGTATTACAAAAAATATTGGCTGTAATCCGAGGCAAAGTAAGGGAGATAGCTGAGCCGATGATTGATGGGAATGCAATCCGCACTTATCAACAGGAATTGGTCAGTGCTGAAGCTGGGTTGACTCAAGTAAAACACTATTTACGTCTGGTAATGGCCGAACGTATTCAACTGGAAAGCAGCTGCCAGTTACTCAAACACCAATTGGCAAAAAGTGAACAACAAGCCCTTGAGGCTTTAAATAAAGGGGAAGAGTCGCTTGCTATCGACATAGCAGCCACCATTGTTGAAATAGAGTCCAGCCTGGCTAATCAGCAAAATCATATTGTGCAGTTACAGGCTAAAGAAACTAAACTGACTCAGCAGACCAAGGCCGTTGCTCAGCAAATTCGTGAATTTAGCCTTCAGTTACAATTGATCCAGGCAACGGACTATGCTCACCAAGCCTTCCGCTTGGTGTCCCATTATACCGAAGGTATTTCATCTAACTTCAGTCAGTTACAGGCATCATTATCAACCATTAAGCAACAGCAGCAGTATTTTGAAGCGTTTGATGAAGCACGTGCCAGCCTTGAAATAACGAATACCGCTAATGAAAAGCAAGCGCCATGA
- a CDS encoding YiaA/YiaB family inner membrane protein — MDYSDLQGSSQSWVVFVKISFVLSIAAMLMGILIIPASLEIKGYLVISALFIINSTITLSKTLRDEHEKERLINKISTAKTQKIINEFTD; from the coding sequence ATGGACTATTCCGATTTACAAGGCTCAAGCCAGAGCTGGGTTGTTTTCGTAAAGATTTCATTTGTATTATCCATTGCAGCCATGTTAATGGGTATTTTAATTATCCCTGCCTCACTGGAAATAAAAGGCTATTTAGTTATCAGTGCCTTATTTATTATCAACTCAACTATCACCCTATCAAAAACCTTACGTGATGAGCACGAAAAAGAGCGTTTAATTAATAAAATATCAACGGCTAAAACGCAGAAGATTATTAATGAGTTTACAGATTAG
- a CDS encoding sialidase family protein — translation MLDNLSNYSLLKAFFDKYAFVRIVAIILVSIIFIPLFQQALFLDDFPDFSLKKSSGYLNNPLSYPVYTEQFVSSGITPEVHSASAVFTRNGSMHAFWYGGEREGAKDVSIYTAQLDVKHNQWHGEKQLFNRVNISNQLNIYLKKLGNIVSIRDNEGKIWLFFVSVSLGGWAVSSINFVVSDDDAHSWSKPRRLITSPMFNLSTLVKGEPFLYENGSIGLPVYHEMIGKFGELLRLSPNGYVLDKARLSYGRSGLQPILLSTDRNTASVYLRNGTDAVDSTLLETRTIDSGKSWQTPLFTDLPNPNAAISGIAVDSGGLLLVINNLHDKRNNLSLFYKAKNSKLWYLLHQIENKKNTNDKEFEYSYPTIKRSHDGDFHILYTWNKTHIKHVRFNQTWLEERIKK, via the coding sequence ATGTTGGATAATCTAAGTAATTACAGCCTACTTAAAGCTTTTTTTGATAAGTACGCTTTTGTGCGAATCGTTGCTATTATCTTGGTCTCTATAATTTTTATTCCACTATTTCAGCAGGCACTATTTTTAGATGATTTTCCTGATTTTAGCTTAAAAAAATCAAGTGGTTATCTTAATAATCCATTAAGTTATCCTGTCTACACTGAACAATTTGTCTCATCAGGTATTACACCAGAAGTACATAGTGCATCAGCCGTCTTTACAAGGAATGGCAGTATGCATGCTTTTTGGTACGGAGGTGAACGTGAGGGCGCTAAAGATGTGTCTATTTATACCGCGCAACTTGATGTTAAGCATAATCAGTGGCATGGCGAGAAACAACTATTTAATCGAGTTAATATCAGTAATCAGTTAAATATTTATCTAAAAAAACTGGGTAATATCGTTTCTATTCGTGATAATGAAGGAAAAATATGGTTATTTTTTGTTAGCGTATCTTTAGGCGGTTGGGCTGTCAGCAGTATTAACTTTGTTGTTTCCGATGATGATGCGCATAGTTGGTCTAAACCCAGGCGGTTAATCACTTCCCCAATGTTTAATCTAAGTACGCTTGTCAAAGGAGAACCTTTTTTATATGAAAACGGCAGTATAGGGCTGCCAGTGTATCACGAAATGATAGGAAAATTTGGCGAATTGTTACGCTTAAGTCCAAATGGTTATGTATTGGATAAGGCTCGCCTTAGTTATGGACGAAGTGGCTTACAACCTATTTTATTGTCTACTGATAGAAACACGGCAAGCGTTTATTTACGAAATGGAACAGATGCCGTTGATAGCACACTGCTAGAAACCAGAACGATTGACTCAGGAAAAAGTTGGCAAACGCCCCTGTTTACTGACTTACCCAACCCTAATGCTGCTATCTCAGGAATAGCTGTAGACTCAGGTGGGCTGTTATTAGTTATTAATAATCTACATGATAAGAGAAATAATTTATCTTTGTTTTATAAAGCCAAGAATTCAAAGTTGTGGTATCTACTTCATCAAATTGAGAATAAAAAAAATACTAATGATAAAGAGTTTGAATATTCTTACCCAACAATAAAACGATCTCATGATGGAGACTTTCACATACTGTATACATGGAATAAAACCCATATTAAGCATGTGCGTTTCAATCAAACCTGGCTTGAGGAAAGAATAAAAAAATGA